The Arachis hypogaea cultivar Tifrunner chromosome 14, arahy.Tifrunner.gnm2.J5K5, whole genome shotgun sequence genome has a segment encoding these proteins:
- the LOC112741783 gene encoding uncharacterized protein isoform X5: MWRQNILRHNHDSDQSISDDDVDEPDDACPNDVVSVKTLKASAAASSKEELPLPVRLDFLKVVTGISNQNLAGTSSSLSIKEPTDTPPEDEVEMPEFNEGDSNSILGEVAANSSDEEVIQDEGNTVLSIRELRKYGPQFVRYKQVRVSNERSEAVLPSKESSSCSELHASTSRADRCVVWRKAKLRISMSSLSHKCGNFGPSMSDRLPEKKADGPWASATLDSNHTEDNNGVELSSDTEPAEAEAIAPGPNLPSMADLFENLQDKTHLAFPVSTFQYFPHGQTRGKTGHTVQKSRSDLPDMIADSEDSPDLVDSGSSSDNEESDQHMRITFCGKKTQTMADRFQEALGASSVIAEGTHVGVHNSLRAGIFGKVQQVMQTEKERDLDFWKKLQSGARPDSELGCFDVKIISRYLDGKLTVCHCSFGKFREHFPSTNNGESTIIFSPRVCDNVDLEVGNLIRIHPPW; this comes from the exons ATGTGGCGCCAAAATATACTCCGT CACAATCACGACTCAGATCAAAGCATTTCCG ATGACGACGTAGATGAGCCAGACGACGCTTGtccaaacgacgtcgtttcggtAAAAACCTTAAAAGCCTCTGCCGCTGCCTCCAGCAAG GAAGAACTGCCTCTTCCAGTGCGGTTGGATTTTCTAAAAG ttgtCACAGGAATCTCGAATCAAAATTTGGCTGGGACAAGCAGCAGTTTGTCAATTAAG GAACCAACAGATACACCTCCTGAAGATGAGGTTGAGATGCCCGAATTCAACGAGGGTGACAGCAATAGCATATTGGGGGAGGTAGCTGCcaattcaagtgacgaagaagtAATTCAGGATGAG ggTAACACTGTCCTGTCGATTAGAGAGCTTCGCAAGTATGGTCCTCAATTCGTCAGATACAAACAAGTTCGAGTTTCTAATGAAAGATCTGAAGCAGTATTACCTTCCAAAGAAAGTTCTTCATGCTCAGAATTACACGCTTCCACCTCCAGAGCAGACCGATGTG ttgtttggaggaaagctAAGTTAAGAATTTCAATGTCATCATTGTCACACAAATGTGGGAATTTTGGTCCTTCAATGTCTGATAGATTGCCTGAAAAGAAAGCTGATGGACCTTGGGCTTCTGCAACCTTGGACAGTAATCATACAGAAGATAATAATGGTGTGGAATTAAGTTCAGATACTGAGCCGGCTGAAGCAGAAGCCATTGCACCAGGACCTAATCTACCTTCAATGGCTGATCTATTTGAAAATCTCCAAGACAAAACACATCTA GCCTTTCCTGTCTCTACGTTTCAGTATTTTCCACATGGTCAAACCAGAGGAAAAACAGGGCACACTGTTCAGAAGAGTAGATCCGACCTGCCGGATATGATTGCTGACAGTGAAGACTCCCCTGATCTCGTGGATAGTGGATCATCAAGTGACAATGAG GAGAGCGATCAACATATGAGGATTACTTTCTGTGGAAAGAAAACGCAGACCATGGCAGATCGATTTCAGGAAGCTTTGGGGGCTTCATCTGTTATTGCTGAAGGGACTCATGTTGGTGTACATAATTCATTGAG AGCTGGAATATTTGGAAAGGTGCAGCAGGTCATGcagacagagaaagaaagagatttGGACTTTTGGAAAAAGCTACAATCTGGAGCTAGACCAGATA GTGAACTTGGCTGCTTTGATGTGAAAATCATTTCAAGATACTTGGATGGAAAGCTGACTGTTTGTCATTGTTCATTTGGCAAGTTCAGAGAG CATTTTCCATCAACAAATAACGGAGAAAGCACCATCATCTTTAGTCCAAGGGTTTGTGACAATGTTGACCTTGAAGTTGGGAACTTGATCCGTATTCATCCGCCATG
- the LOC112741783 gene encoding uncharacterized protein isoform X4: protein MWRQNILRHNHDSDQSISDDDVDEPDDACPNDVVSVKTLKASAAASSKEELPLPVRLDFLKGISNQNLAGTSSSLSIKEPTDTPPEDEVEMPEFNEGDSNSILGEVAANSSDEEVIQDEGNTVLSIRELRKYGPQFVRYKQVRVSNERSEAVLPSKESSSCSELHASTSRADRCVVWRKAKLRISMSSLSHKCGNFGPSMSDRLPEKKADGPWASATLDSNHTEDNNGVELSSDTEPAEAEAIAPGPNLPSMADLFENLQDKTHLYFPHGQTRGKTGHTVQKSRSDLPDMIADSEDSPDLVDSGSSSDNEESDQHMRITFCGKKTQTMADRFQEALGASSVIAEGTHVGVHNSLRAGIFGKVQQVMQTEKERDLDFWKKLQSGARPDSELGCFDVKIISRYLDGKLTVCHCSFGKFREHFPSTNNGESTIIFSPRVCDNVDLEVGNLIRIHPPWKEIQVGNDRMILCTYFSQI from the exons ATGTGGCGCCAAAATATACTCCGT CACAATCACGACTCAGATCAAAGCATTTCCG ATGACGACGTAGATGAGCCAGACGACGCTTGtccaaacgacgtcgtttcggtAAAAACCTTAAAAGCCTCTGCCGCTGCCTCCAGCAAG GAAGAACTGCCTCTTCCAGTGCGGTTGGATTTTCTAAAAG GAATCTCGAATCAAAATTTGGCTGGGACAAGCAGCAGTTTGTCAATTAAG GAACCAACAGATACACCTCCTGAAGATGAGGTTGAGATGCCCGAATTCAACGAGGGTGACAGCAATAGCATATTGGGGGAGGTAGCTGCcaattcaagtgacgaagaagtAATTCAGGATGAG ggTAACACTGTCCTGTCGATTAGAGAGCTTCGCAAGTATGGTCCTCAATTCGTCAGATACAAACAAGTTCGAGTTTCTAATGAAAGATCTGAAGCAGTATTACCTTCCAAAGAAAGTTCTTCATGCTCAGAATTACACGCTTCCACCTCCAGAGCAGACCGATGTG ttgtttggaggaaagctAAGTTAAGAATTTCAATGTCATCATTGTCACACAAATGTGGGAATTTTGGTCCTTCAATGTCTGATAGATTGCCTGAAAAGAAAGCTGATGGACCTTGGGCTTCTGCAACCTTGGACAGTAATCATACAGAAGATAATAATGGTGTGGAATTAAGTTCAGATACTGAGCCGGCTGAAGCAGAAGCCATTGCACCAGGACCTAATCTACCTTCAATGGCTGATCTATTTGAAAATCTCCAAGACAAAACACATCTA TATTTTCCACATGGTCAAACCAGAGGAAAAACAGGGCACACTGTTCAGAAGAGTAGATCCGACCTGCCGGATATGATTGCTGACAGTGAAGACTCCCCTGATCTCGTGGATAGTGGATCATCAAGTGACAATGAG GAGAGCGATCAACATATGAGGATTACTTTCTGTGGAAAGAAAACGCAGACCATGGCAGATCGATTTCAGGAAGCTTTGGGGGCTTCATCTGTTATTGCTGAAGGGACTCATGTTGGTGTACATAATTCATTGAG AGCTGGAATATTTGGAAAGGTGCAGCAGGTCATGcagacagagaaagaaagagatttGGACTTTTGGAAAAAGCTACAATCTGGAGCTAGACCAGATA GTGAACTTGGCTGCTTTGATGTGAAAATCATTTCAAGATACTTGGATGGAAAGCTGACTGTTTGTCATTGTTCATTTGGCAAGTTCAGAGAG CATTTTCCATCAACAAATAACGGAGAAAGCACCATCATCTTTAGTCCAAGGGTTTGTGACAATGTTGACCTTGAAGTTGGGAACTTGATCCGTATTCATCCGCCATG GAAGGAGATTCAGGTGGGAAATGA
- the LOC112741783 gene encoding uncharacterized protein isoform X6, translating to MWRQNILRHNHDSDQSISDDDVDEPDDACPNDVVSVKTLKASAAASSKEELPLPVRLDFLKVVTGISNQNLAGTSSSLSIKEPTDTPPEDEVEMPEFNEGDSNSILGEVAANSSDEEVIQDEGNTVLSIRELRKYGPQFVRYKQVRVSNERSEAVLPSKESSSCSELHASTSRADRCVVWRKAKLRISMSSLSHKCGNFGPSMSDRLPEKKADGPWASATLDSNHTEDNNGVELSSDTEPAEAEAIAPGPNLPSMADLFENLQDKTHLYFPHGQTRGKTGHTVQKSRSDLPDMIADSEDSPDLVDSGSSSDNEESDQHMRITFCGKKTQTMADRFQEALGASSVIAEGTHVGVHNSLRAGIFGKVQQVMQTEKERDLDFWKKLQSGARPDSELGCFDVKIISRYLDGKLTVCHCSFGKFREHFPSTNNGESTIIFSPRVCDNVDLEVGNLIRIHPPW from the exons ATGTGGCGCCAAAATATACTCCGT CACAATCACGACTCAGATCAAAGCATTTCCG ATGACGACGTAGATGAGCCAGACGACGCTTGtccaaacgacgtcgtttcggtAAAAACCTTAAAAGCCTCTGCCGCTGCCTCCAGCAAG GAAGAACTGCCTCTTCCAGTGCGGTTGGATTTTCTAAAAG ttgtCACAGGAATCTCGAATCAAAATTTGGCTGGGACAAGCAGCAGTTTGTCAATTAAG GAACCAACAGATACACCTCCTGAAGATGAGGTTGAGATGCCCGAATTCAACGAGGGTGACAGCAATAGCATATTGGGGGAGGTAGCTGCcaattcaagtgacgaagaagtAATTCAGGATGAG ggTAACACTGTCCTGTCGATTAGAGAGCTTCGCAAGTATGGTCCTCAATTCGTCAGATACAAACAAGTTCGAGTTTCTAATGAAAGATCTGAAGCAGTATTACCTTCCAAAGAAAGTTCTTCATGCTCAGAATTACACGCTTCCACCTCCAGAGCAGACCGATGTG ttgtttggaggaaagctAAGTTAAGAATTTCAATGTCATCATTGTCACACAAATGTGGGAATTTTGGTCCTTCAATGTCTGATAGATTGCCTGAAAAGAAAGCTGATGGACCTTGGGCTTCTGCAACCTTGGACAGTAATCATACAGAAGATAATAATGGTGTGGAATTAAGTTCAGATACTGAGCCGGCTGAAGCAGAAGCCATTGCACCAGGACCTAATCTACCTTCAATGGCTGATCTATTTGAAAATCTCCAAGACAAAACACATCTA TATTTTCCACATGGTCAAACCAGAGGAAAAACAGGGCACACTGTTCAGAAGAGTAGATCCGACCTGCCGGATATGATTGCTGACAGTGAAGACTCCCCTGATCTCGTGGATAGTGGATCATCAAGTGACAATGAG GAGAGCGATCAACATATGAGGATTACTTTCTGTGGAAAGAAAACGCAGACCATGGCAGATCGATTTCAGGAAGCTTTGGGGGCTTCATCTGTTATTGCTGAAGGGACTCATGTTGGTGTACATAATTCATTGAG AGCTGGAATATTTGGAAAGGTGCAGCAGGTCATGcagacagagaaagaaagagatttGGACTTTTGGAAAAAGCTACAATCTGGAGCTAGACCAGATA GTGAACTTGGCTGCTTTGATGTGAAAATCATTTCAAGATACTTGGATGGAAAGCTGACTGTTTGTCATTGTTCATTTGGCAAGTTCAGAGAG CATTTTCCATCAACAAATAACGGAGAAAGCACCATCATCTTTAGTCCAAGGGTTTGTGACAATGTTGACCTTGAAGTTGGGAACTTGATCCGTATTCATCCGCCATG
- the LOC112741783 gene encoding uncharacterized protein isoform X2, with translation MWRQNILRHNHDSDQSISDDDVDEPDDACPNDVVSVKTLKASAAASSKEELPLPVRLDFLKGISNQNLAGTSSSLSIKEPTDTPPEDEVEMPEFNEGDSNSILGEVAANSSDEEVIQDEGNTVLSIRELRKYGPQFVRYKQVRVSNERSEAVLPSKESSSCSELHASTSRADRCVVWRKAKLRISMSSLSHKCGNFGPSMSDRLPEKKADGPWASATLDSNHTEDNNGVELSSDTEPAEAEAIAPGPNLPSMADLFENLQDKTHLAFPVSTFQYFPHGQTRGKTGHTVQKSRSDLPDMIADSEDSPDLVDSGSSSDNEESDQHMRITFCGKKTQTMADRFQEALGASSVIAEGTHVGVHNSLRAGIFGKVQQVMQTEKERDLDFWKKLQSGARPDSELGCFDVKIISRYLDGKLTVCHCSFGKFREHFPSTNNGESTIIFSPRVCDNVDLEVGNLIRIHPPWKEIQVGNDRMILCTYFSQI, from the exons ATGTGGCGCCAAAATATACTCCGT CACAATCACGACTCAGATCAAAGCATTTCCG ATGACGACGTAGATGAGCCAGACGACGCTTGtccaaacgacgtcgtttcggtAAAAACCTTAAAAGCCTCTGCCGCTGCCTCCAGCAAG GAAGAACTGCCTCTTCCAGTGCGGTTGGATTTTCTAAAAG GAATCTCGAATCAAAATTTGGCTGGGACAAGCAGCAGTTTGTCAATTAAG GAACCAACAGATACACCTCCTGAAGATGAGGTTGAGATGCCCGAATTCAACGAGGGTGACAGCAATAGCATATTGGGGGAGGTAGCTGCcaattcaagtgacgaagaagtAATTCAGGATGAG ggTAACACTGTCCTGTCGATTAGAGAGCTTCGCAAGTATGGTCCTCAATTCGTCAGATACAAACAAGTTCGAGTTTCTAATGAAAGATCTGAAGCAGTATTACCTTCCAAAGAAAGTTCTTCATGCTCAGAATTACACGCTTCCACCTCCAGAGCAGACCGATGTG ttgtttggaggaaagctAAGTTAAGAATTTCAATGTCATCATTGTCACACAAATGTGGGAATTTTGGTCCTTCAATGTCTGATAGATTGCCTGAAAAGAAAGCTGATGGACCTTGGGCTTCTGCAACCTTGGACAGTAATCATACAGAAGATAATAATGGTGTGGAATTAAGTTCAGATACTGAGCCGGCTGAAGCAGAAGCCATTGCACCAGGACCTAATCTACCTTCAATGGCTGATCTATTTGAAAATCTCCAAGACAAAACACATCTA GCCTTTCCTGTCTCTACGTTTCAGTATTTTCCACATGGTCAAACCAGAGGAAAAACAGGGCACACTGTTCAGAAGAGTAGATCCGACCTGCCGGATATGATTGCTGACAGTGAAGACTCCCCTGATCTCGTGGATAGTGGATCATCAAGTGACAATGAG GAGAGCGATCAACATATGAGGATTACTTTCTGTGGAAAGAAAACGCAGACCATGGCAGATCGATTTCAGGAAGCTTTGGGGGCTTCATCTGTTATTGCTGAAGGGACTCATGTTGGTGTACATAATTCATTGAG AGCTGGAATATTTGGAAAGGTGCAGCAGGTCATGcagacagagaaagaaagagatttGGACTTTTGGAAAAAGCTACAATCTGGAGCTAGACCAGATA GTGAACTTGGCTGCTTTGATGTGAAAATCATTTCAAGATACTTGGATGGAAAGCTGACTGTTTGTCATTGTTCATTTGGCAAGTTCAGAGAG CATTTTCCATCAACAAATAACGGAGAAAGCACCATCATCTTTAGTCCAAGGGTTTGTGACAATGTTGACCTTGAAGTTGGGAACTTGATCCGTATTCATCCGCCATG GAAGGAGATTCAGGTGGGAAATGA
- the LOC112741783 gene encoding uncharacterized protein isoform X7 has product MWRQNILRHNHDSDQSISDDDVDEPDDACPNDVVSVKTLKASAAASSKEELPLPVRLDFLKVVTGISNQNLAGTSSSLSIKEPTDTPPEDEVEMPEFNEGDSNSILGEVAANSSDEEVIQDEGNTVLSIRELRKYGPQFVRYKQVRVSNERSEAVLPSKESSSCSELHASTSRADRCVVWRKAKLRISMSSLSHKCGNFGPSMSDRLPEKKADGPWASATLDSNHTEDNNGVELSSDTEPAEAEAIAPGPNLPSMADLFENLQDKTHLAFPVSTFQYFPHGQTRGKTGHTVQKSRSDLPDMIADSEDSPDLVDSGSSSDNEESDQHMRITFCGKKTQTMADRFQEALGASSVIAEGTHVGVHNSLSTELEYLERCSRSCRQRKKEIWTFGKSYNLELDQIVKLLLFLCLPFSFLSKYASQKLLSY; this is encoded by the exons ATGTGGCGCCAAAATATACTCCGT CACAATCACGACTCAGATCAAAGCATTTCCG ATGACGACGTAGATGAGCCAGACGACGCTTGtccaaacgacgtcgtttcggtAAAAACCTTAAAAGCCTCTGCCGCTGCCTCCAGCAAG GAAGAACTGCCTCTTCCAGTGCGGTTGGATTTTCTAAAAG ttgtCACAGGAATCTCGAATCAAAATTTGGCTGGGACAAGCAGCAGTTTGTCAATTAAG GAACCAACAGATACACCTCCTGAAGATGAGGTTGAGATGCCCGAATTCAACGAGGGTGACAGCAATAGCATATTGGGGGAGGTAGCTGCcaattcaagtgacgaagaagtAATTCAGGATGAG ggTAACACTGTCCTGTCGATTAGAGAGCTTCGCAAGTATGGTCCTCAATTCGTCAGATACAAACAAGTTCGAGTTTCTAATGAAAGATCTGAAGCAGTATTACCTTCCAAAGAAAGTTCTTCATGCTCAGAATTACACGCTTCCACCTCCAGAGCAGACCGATGTG ttgtttggaggaaagctAAGTTAAGAATTTCAATGTCATCATTGTCACACAAATGTGGGAATTTTGGTCCTTCAATGTCTGATAGATTGCCTGAAAAGAAAGCTGATGGACCTTGGGCTTCTGCAACCTTGGACAGTAATCATACAGAAGATAATAATGGTGTGGAATTAAGTTCAGATACTGAGCCGGCTGAAGCAGAAGCCATTGCACCAGGACCTAATCTACCTTCAATGGCTGATCTATTTGAAAATCTCCAAGACAAAACACATCTA GCCTTTCCTGTCTCTACGTTTCAGTATTTTCCACATGGTCAAACCAGAGGAAAAACAGGGCACACTGTTCAGAAGAGTAGATCCGACCTGCCGGATATGATTGCTGACAGTGAAGACTCCCCTGATCTCGTGGATAGTGGATCATCAAGTGACAATGAG GAGAGCGATCAACATATGAGGATTACTTTCTGTGGAAAGAAAACGCAGACCATGGCAGATCGATTTCAGGAAGCTTTGGGGGCTTCATCTGTTATTGCTGAAGGGACTCATGTTGGTGTACATAATTCATTGAG CACAGAGCTGGAATATTTGGAAAGGTGCAGCAGGTCATGcagacagagaaagaaagagatttGGACTTTTGGAAAAAGCTACAATCTGGAGCTAGACCAGATAGTAAAACTTTTGCTTTTTCTCTGTCTGCCTTTTTCATTCTTGTCTAAGTACGCATCACAAAAACTTCTGTCATATTGA
- the LOC112741783 gene encoding uncharacterized protein isoform X3 — MWRQNILRHNHDSDQSISDDDVDEPDDACPNDVVSVKTLKASAAASSKEELPLPVRLDFLKVVTGISNQNLAGTSSSLSIKEPTDTPPEDEVEMPEFNEGDSNSILGEVAANSSDEEVIQDEGNTVLSIRELRKYGPQFVRYKQVRVSNERSEAVLPSKESSSCSELHASTSRADRCVVWRKAKLRISMSSLSHKCGNFGPSMSDRLPEKKADGPWASATLDSNHTEDNNGVELSSDTEPAEAEAIAPGPNLPSMADLFENLQDKTHLYFPHGQTRGKTGHTVQKSRSDLPDMIADSEDSPDLVDSGSSSDNEESDQHMRITFCGKKTQTMADRFQEALGASSVIAEGTHVGVHNSLRAGIFGKVQQVMQTEKERDLDFWKKLQSGARPDSELGCFDVKIISRYLDGKLTVCHCSFGKFREHFPSTNNGESTIIFSPRVCDNVDLEVGNLIRIHPPWKEIQVGNDRMILCTYFSQI; from the exons ATGTGGCGCCAAAATATACTCCGT CACAATCACGACTCAGATCAAAGCATTTCCG ATGACGACGTAGATGAGCCAGACGACGCTTGtccaaacgacgtcgtttcggtAAAAACCTTAAAAGCCTCTGCCGCTGCCTCCAGCAAG GAAGAACTGCCTCTTCCAGTGCGGTTGGATTTTCTAAAAG ttgtCACAGGAATCTCGAATCAAAATTTGGCTGGGACAAGCAGCAGTTTGTCAATTAAG GAACCAACAGATACACCTCCTGAAGATGAGGTTGAGATGCCCGAATTCAACGAGGGTGACAGCAATAGCATATTGGGGGAGGTAGCTGCcaattcaagtgacgaagaagtAATTCAGGATGAG ggTAACACTGTCCTGTCGATTAGAGAGCTTCGCAAGTATGGTCCTCAATTCGTCAGATACAAACAAGTTCGAGTTTCTAATGAAAGATCTGAAGCAGTATTACCTTCCAAAGAAAGTTCTTCATGCTCAGAATTACACGCTTCCACCTCCAGAGCAGACCGATGTG ttgtttggaggaaagctAAGTTAAGAATTTCAATGTCATCATTGTCACACAAATGTGGGAATTTTGGTCCTTCAATGTCTGATAGATTGCCTGAAAAGAAAGCTGATGGACCTTGGGCTTCTGCAACCTTGGACAGTAATCATACAGAAGATAATAATGGTGTGGAATTAAGTTCAGATACTGAGCCGGCTGAAGCAGAAGCCATTGCACCAGGACCTAATCTACCTTCAATGGCTGATCTATTTGAAAATCTCCAAGACAAAACACATCTA TATTTTCCACATGGTCAAACCAGAGGAAAAACAGGGCACACTGTTCAGAAGAGTAGATCCGACCTGCCGGATATGATTGCTGACAGTGAAGACTCCCCTGATCTCGTGGATAGTGGATCATCAAGTGACAATGAG GAGAGCGATCAACATATGAGGATTACTTTCTGTGGAAAGAAAACGCAGACCATGGCAGATCGATTTCAGGAAGCTTTGGGGGCTTCATCTGTTATTGCTGAAGGGACTCATGTTGGTGTACATAATTCATTGAG AGCTGGAATATTTGGAAAGGTGCAGCAGGTCATGcagacagagaaagaaagagatttGGACTTTTGGAAAAAGCTACAATCTGGAGCTAGACCAGATA GTGAACTTGGCTGCTTTGATGTGAAAATCATTTCAAGATACTTGGATGGAAAGCTGACTGTTTGTCATTGTTCATTTGGCAAGTTCAGAGAG CATTTTCCATCAACAAATAACGGAGAAAGCACCATCATCTTTAGTCCAAGGGTTTGTGACAATGTTGACCTTGAAGTTGGGAACTTGATCCGTATTCATCCGCCATG GAAGGAGATTCAGGTGGGAAATGA
- the LOC112741783 gene encoding uncharacterized protein isoform X1, protein MWRQNILRHNHDSDQSISDDDVDEPDDACPNDVVSVKTLKASAAASSKEELPLPVRLDFLKVVTGISNQNLAGTSSSLSIKEPTDTPPEDEVEMPEFNEGDSNSILGEVAANSSDEEVIQDEGNTVLSIRELRKYGPQFVRYKQVRVSNERSEAVLPSKESSSCSELHASTSRADRCVVWRKAKLRISMSSLSHKCGNFGPSMSDRLPEKKADGPWASATLDSNHTEDNNGVELSSDTEPAEAEAIAPGPNLPSMADLFENLQDKTHLAFPVSTFQYFPHGQTRGKTGHTVQKSRSDLPDMIADSEDSPDLVDSGSSSDNEESDQHMRITFCGKKTQTMADRFQEALGASSVIAEGTHVGVHNSLRAGIFGKVQQVMQTEKERDLDFWKKLQSGARPDSELGCFDVKIISRYLDGKLTVCHCSFGKFREHFPSTNNGESTIIFSPRVCDNVDLEVGNLIRIHPPWKEIQVGNDRMILCTYFSQI, encoded by the exons ATGTGGCGCCAAAATATACTCCGT CACAATCACGACTCAGATCAAAGCATTTCCG ATGACGACGTAGATGAGCCAGACGACGCTTGtccaaacgacgtcgtttcggtAAAAACCTTAAAAGCCTCTGCCGCTGCCTCCAGCAAG GAAGAACTGCCTCTTCCAGTGCGGTTGGATTTTCTAAAAG ttgtCACAGGAATCTCGAATCAAAATTTGGCTGGGACAAGCAGCAGTTTGTCAATTAAG GAACCAACAGATACACCTCCTGAAGATGAGGTTGAGATGCCCGAATTCAACGAGGGTGACAGCAATAGCATATTGGGGGAGGTAGCTGCcaattcaagtgacgaagaagtAATTCAGGATGAG ggTAACACTGTCCTGTCGATTAGAGAGCTTCGCAAGTATGGTCCTCAATTCGTCAGATACAAACAAGTTCGAGTTTCTAATGAAAGATCTGAAGCAGTATTACCTTCCAAAGAAAGTTCTTCATGCTCAGAATTACACGCTTCCACCTCCAGAGCAGACCGATGTG ttgtttggaggaaagctAAGTTAAGAATTTCAATGTCATCATTGTCACACAAATGTGGGAATTTTGGTCCTTCAATGTCTGATAGATTGCCTGAAAAGAAAGCTGATGGACCTTGGGCTTCTGCAACCTTGGACAGTAATCATACAGAAGATAATAATGGTGTGGAATTAAGTTCAGATACTGAGCCGGCTGAAGCAGAAGCCATTGCACCAGGACCTAATCTACCTTCAATGGCTGATCTATTTGAAAATCTCCAAGACAAAACACATCTA GCCTTTCCTGTCTCTACGTTTCAGTATTTTCCACATGGTCAAACCAGAGGAAAAACAGGGCACACTGTTCAGAAGAGTAGATCCGACCTGCCGGATATGATTGCTGACAGTGAAGACTCCCCTGATCTCGTGGATAGTGGATCATCAAGTGACAATGAG GAGAGCGATCAACATATGAGGATTACTTTCTGTGGAAAGAAAACGCAGACCATGGCAGATCGATTTCAGGAAGCTTTGGGGGCTTCATCTGTTATTGCTGAAGGGACTCATGTTGGTGTACATAATTCATTGAG AGCTGGAATATTTGGAAAGGTGCAGCAGGTCATGcagacagagaaagaaagagatttGGACTTTTGGAAAAAGCTACAATCTGGAGCTAGACCAGATA GTGAACTTGGCTGCTTTGATGTGAAAATCATTTCAAGATACTTGGATGGAAAGCTGACTGTTTGTCATTGTTCATTTGGCAAGTTCAGAGAG CATTTTCCATCAACAAATAACGGAGAAAGCACCATCATCTTTAGTCCAAGGGTTTGTGACAATGTTGACCTTGAAGTTGGGAACTTGATCCGTATTCATCCGCCATG GAAGGAGATTCAGGTGGGAAATGA